The genomic interval GGTTGCGGCGAGCAGTTCGACGACGTGGAGGAGGCCATCGTCCACCAGACGACCGACCACAAGCGCCGCGAGTGCAAGGTCTGCGGGTCGGTGGTCCCCGACGGCTACTTCGCCATCCGCCACGCGTTCGACGAGCACTCGCGCGCGGAGTACGTCCGGGCCTACGGCGCGAGCGCCGCGGAGGTCCGCCACCGCGAGCGCGTCCGGGACTCGATAGAGGACAGCGCCGACCTCCAGAAGGTGGTGAACCGACTGGACGAGGTGACCGGCGGGCTGTGAGGCTCGTCGGGCGCGTCGGCGAACCGGGGGTCGCCGACCCCCGGTTCGCCGAAACCGCCCTGTTCCGCGTTCCCGAGCGCCACAGCTTTTTACCCTCTGACAGCTAACGCACACCCATGTACGTCCGGGACGCGAAGAACAGAGAGGAGGTGTGGCTGTTGGACCACATCGAGGCGATGGAACTCGACGACACCGCGTTCCGCTCGCGCGACTACGTGGTCGCCATCGACGAGCAGTCGGGCGAGAAGGCCGGGTTCGGCCGCATCCGCATCCACAAGACCGACGACGGCGAGTACTGCGAGCTCACCAGCATCGGCGTGCTGGAGGAGTGGCGACGCCAGGGCGTCGGCGCGCACGTAGTCGAGCGACTCGTCGAACACGCCCGCGACCAGGGGTTCGAGTCGGTGTACTCGCTGACGAGCGCGACCGACTACCTCGCGCAGTTCGGCTTCGAGGGCGTCGAGACCGCCGACCTGCCCGAGCGACTCCGCGACCGACTCGAAACCAAGCGCGAGCGACTCGACCCCGACGCGGTCGGGATGGCCATCGACGTCGAGTCGTTCGAGATGCCCGACCGCCTCCGCGAGCGGTTCAAGGGCGCTCGCCCCTCCGAGGAGGAGACCGAACCCGAGGAGTCGGCCGAGGACTTCGGCATCGACCCCGACAGCGCGACCTACAAGTACGATACTGGTGGGTGAGAACCGGTTTACTAACAGAGGGAGTTCGACCGCGGATTCGAGGAGTAGAAACCAACGTGATGAACGCCCAGAAAGCCCCCGCCCGCTCGCGGTCGCTCAGCGACATATCCGCGGCTCTCCGCACAGCCCGCCG from Halorussus salilacus carries:
- a CDS encoding DUF7565 family protein gives rise to the protein MTDWECAIDGCGEQFDDVEEAIVHQTTDHKRRECKVCGSVVPDGYFAIRHAFDEHSRAEYVRAYGASAAEVRHRERVRDSIEDSADLQKVVNRLDEVTGGL
- a CDS encoding GNAT family N-acetyltransferase; protein product: MYVRDAKNREEVWLLDHIEAMELDDTAFRSRDYVVAIDEQSGEKAGFGRIRIHKTDDGEYCELTSIGVLEEWRRQGVGAHVVERLVEHARDQGFESVYSLTSATDYLAQFGFEGVETADLPERLRDRLETKRERLDPDAVGMAIDVESFEMPDRLRERFKGARPSEEETEPEESAEDFGIDPDSATYKYDTGG